From the genome of Apodemus sylvaticus chromosome 3, mApoSyl1.1, whole genome shotgun sequence, one region includes:
- the Alad gene encoding delta-aminolevulinic acid dehydratase, with translation MHHQSVLHSGYFHPLLRSWQTAPCTVSASNLIYPIFVTDVPDDVQPIASLPGVARYGVNQLEEMLRPLVEAGLRCVLIFGVPSRVPKDEQGSAADSEDSPTIEAVRLLRKTFPTLLVACDVCLCPYTSHGHCGLLSENGAFLAEESRQRLAEVALAYAKAGCQVVAPSDMMDGRVEAIKAALLKHELGNRVSVMSYSAKFASCFYGPFRDAAQSSPAFGDRRCYQLPPGARGLALRAVARDIREGADMLMVKPGLPYLDMVREVKDKYPELPLAVYQVSGEFAMLWHGAQAGAFDLRTAVLEAMTAFRRAGADIIITYFTPQLLKWLKEE, from the exons GTGGCTACTTCCACCCACTGCTTCGGAGCTGGCAGACTGCCCCCTGTACCGTCAGCGCCTCCAACCTCATCTACCCCATCTTTGTCAC GGACGTTCCTGATGATGTCCAGCCTATCGCCAGCCTCCCGGGAGTGGCCAG GTATGGCGTAAACCAGCTAGAGGAGATGCTGAGACCTCTGGTGGAGGCTGGCCTGCGCTGTGTCCTGATCTTTGGCGTCCCCAGCAGAGTTCCCAAG gaTGAACAGGGCTCTGCAGCTGACTCAGAGGACTCCCCAACTATTGAGGCTGTCCGTCTGCTGAGGAAGACCTTCCCCACCCTCCTAGTGGCCTGTGATGTCTGCTTGTGCCCCTACACCTCCCATGGCCACTGCG GCCTCCTGAGTGAAAACGGAGCATTCCTAGCAGAGGAAAGCCGACAGCGGTTGGCAGAGGTGGCGCTGGCCTATGCCAAGGCAG GCTGTCAGGTGGTAGCTCCATCAGACATGATGGATGGACGAGTTGAGGCCATCAAGGCTGCCCTGCTAAAGCATGAACTTGGCAACAGG GTCTCTGTGATGAGCTATAGTGCCAAGTTTGCCTCCTGTTTCTATGGTCCCTTCCG GGATGCAGCTCAGTCAAGCCCAGCTTTCGGAGACCGACGCTGCTATCAGCTGCCTCCTGGAGCCCGTGGCCTGGCCCTCCGGGCAGTG GCCCGGGACATTCGAGAAGGAGCTGACATGCTCATGGTGAAGCCAGGATTGCCCTACCTGGACATGGTGCGGGAGGTGAAGGACAAG TACCCCGAGCTGCCCCTCGCGGTATACCAGGTATCTGGAGAGTTTGCCATGTTGTGGCACGGAGCCCAGGCCGGGGCCTTTGATCTCAGGACTGCTGTGCTGGAGGCCATGACGGCCTTCCGCAGAGCcg GTGCTGACATTATCATCACCTACTTTACACCCCAGCTGTTGAAGTGGCTGAAGGAAGAGTGA